A part of Caretta caretta isolate rCarCar2 chromosome 1, rCarCar1.hap1, whole genome shotgun sequence genomic DNA contains:
- the CGGBP1 gene encoding CGG triplet repeat-binding protein 1, whose amino-acid sequence MERFGVKAPPSRNRSKTALYVTPRDRVTEFGSELHEDGGKLFCTSCNVVLNHVRKSAINDHLKSKTHTKRKAEFEEQSVRKKQRTLTASLQCNSATQTEKISVIQDFVKMCLEANIPLEKADHPSVRAFLSRHVKNGSSIPQSDQLRKMYLPDGYENENQLLSTEDC is encoded by the coding sequence ATGGAGCGATTTGGAGTGAAAGCTCCTCCTTCCCGTAACCGTTCTAAGACGGCTTTGTATGTGACCCCTCGGGATCGTGTAACCGAGTTTGGGAGTGAACTGCATGAAGATGGAGGGAAATTGTTCTGTACTTCCTGCAATGTGGTCCTGAATCACGTTCGCAAGTCTGCAATCAATGACCATCTCAAGTCTAAAACTCATACAAAGCGGAAGGCAGAGTTTGAAGAGCAGAGTGTCAGAAAGAAGCAGAGGACTCTGACTGCTTCTCTCCAATGCAACAGTGCTACTCAGACAGAGAAAATCAGTGTCATCCAGGACTTTGTGAAGATGTGCTTGGAAGCTAACATCCCACTTGAGAAAGCTGACCATCCATCGGTGCGAGCTTTCCTGTCTCGCCACGTGAAGAATGGTAGTTCCATTCCGCAGTCAGATCAGCTAAGGAAAATGTACCTGCCTGATGGATATGAGAATGAGAACCAGCTCCTCAGTACAGAAGACTGTTGA